A genomic window from Synechococcus sp. CBW1107 includes:
- a CDS encoding proline--tRNA ligase, with product MRVSRLMLVTLRDDPAEAEIPSHKLLLRGGYMRRVASGVYAYLPLLWRVLSKISTIVRQEMEATGALETLLPALQPASLWERSGRWQGYTAGEGIMFHLVDRQERSLGLGPTHEEVITALAADLLRSYRQLPVTLYQIQTKFRDEIRPRFGLMRGREFIMKDAYSFHADEADLRLTYQRMDQAYRRIFSRCGLRTVAVEADSGAIGGSASQEFMVTADAGEDLILSSADGRYAANQERACSLPEPAVPLVPAADGAVELHTPGQHSIEALCTAHGFDPSQTVKVLLLLARCAKGQPRPVLVSLRGDQQLNPTKLANAVSATLGEAAGALLDLEPITPEQIRAEGLPVWPLGCIGPHLGDELLAGARSWHPAFLRLADPTAAELDAFVCGANQPDTHLVGARWLTLGAGLPGVADLRSAQPGERCLQDPSQRLEATRGIEVGHIFQLGRKYSEALDATFTNEQGLDEPLWMGCYGIGVSRLAQAAVEQHHDQQGIRWPVAIAPFEVIVVVASAQDPVQVALGERLHDELEQAGLEVLLDDRSERAGVKFKDADLIGIPWRVVVGRGAASAQVELVERAGGAKRDMAAEAVVALLQQQIVAARLGLEATGCP from the coding sequence ATGCGCGTCTCCCGCCTGATGCTGGTGACGCTGCGGGATGACCCGGCGGAAGCCGAGATCCCCTCCCACAAGCTGCTGCTGCGGGGCGGTTACATGCGCCGGGTGGCCTCGGGGGTGTACGCCTATCTGCCCCTGCTCTGGCGCGTGCTCAGCAAGATCTCGACGATCGTGCGCCAGGAGATGGAGGCCACCGGCGCCCTGGAAACCCTCCTGCCTGCCCTGCAGCCCGCCAGCCTCTGGGAGCGCAGCGGCCGCTGGCAGGGGTACACCGCCGGGGAGGGAATCATGTTCCACCTGGTCGACCGCCAGGAGCGCTCCCTCGGGCTCGGGCCCACCCATGAAGAGGTGATCACGGCCCTGGCCGCCGACCTGCTGCGCTCCTACCGGCAACTGCCGGTGACCCTCTACCAGATCCAGACCAAATTCAGGGATGAGATCCGGCCCCGCTTCGGCCTGATGCGCGGGCGTGAATTCATCATGAAGGATGCCTATTCCTTCCATGCCGACGAAGCCGACCTCAGGCTCACCTATCAGCGGATGGATCAGGCCTACCGGCGCATCTTCAGTCGCTGTGGCCTGCGCACCGTGGCCGTGGAGGCCGACAGCGGTGCCATCGGCGGTTCGGCCAGTCAGGAGTTCATGGTCACGGCCGATGCCGGGGAGGATCTGATCCTCAGCAGTGCCGACGGCCGCTACGCCGCCAACCAGGAGCGGGCCTGCTCCCTGCCGGAGCCGGCGGTTCCCCTGGTGCCGGCCGCTGACGGGGCGGTGGAACTCCACACGCCTGGTCAGCACAGCATCGAAGCCCTCTGCACCGCCCATGGCTTCGACCCCAGCCAGACGGTGAAGGTGCTGCTTCTGCTGGCCCGCTGCGCCAAAGGCCAGCCGAGGCCCGTGCTGGTGAGTCTGCGCGGTGATCAGCAGCTCAACCCCACCAAGCTCGCCAATGCCGTCAGCGCGACCCTGGGGGAGGCGGCCGGTGCCCTGCTGGACCTGGAGCCGATCACCCCGGAGCAGATCCGGGCTGAGGGACTGCCCGTCTGGCCCCTGGGCTGCATCGGACCGCACCTGGGGGATGAGCTGCTGGCCGGTGCCCGCAGCTGGCACCCCGCGTTTCTGCGCCTGGCGGACCCCACCGCCGCGGAGCTCGACGCCTTCGTCTGCGGCGCCAATCAGCCCGACACTCACCTGGTGGGAGCCCGCTGGCTGACTCTGGGCGCCGGGCTGCCGGGGGTGGCCGATCTGCGCTCAGCCCAGCCGGGGGAGCGCTGTCTCCAGGATCCCAGCCAGCGGCTGGAGGCCACTCGCGGCATTGAGGTGGGACACATCTTTCAGCTCGGGCGCAAGTACTCCGAGGCCCTCGACGCCACCTTCACCAATGAGCAGGGTCTGGATGAACCCCTCTGGATGGGCTGCTACGGCATCGGGGTGTCCCGTCTGGCCCAGGCCGCCGTGGAGCAGCACCACGATCAGCAGGGCATCCGCTGGCCCGTGGCGATCGCGCCCTTCGAGGTGATCGTGGTGGTGGCCAGTGCCCAGGACCCCGTTCAGGTGGCTCTCGGGGAGCGCCTCCATGACGAGCTCGAGCAGGCGGGTCTCGAAGTGCTGCTCGACGACCGCAGCGAGAGGGCCGGTGTGAAGTTCAAGGACGCCGATCTGATCGGAATTCCCTGGCGGGTGGTGGTGGGGCGGGGCGCCGCTTCCGCCCAGGTGGAGCTGGTGGAGCGCGCGGGCGGGGCGAAGCGCGACATGGCGGCCGAGGCGGTGGTGGCCCTGCTGCAGCAACAGATCGTTGCCGCCCGTCTGGGCCTGGAGGCGACGGGGTGCCCGTAG
- a CDS encoding inorganic diphosphatase — translation MDISNLAASPSPGLVNLVVEIPAGSRNKYEYNGVAGLMALDRVLHSSVRYPFDYGFVPNTLAEDGAPLDAMVIMEEPTFAGCLITARPIGYLDMIDCGAHDGKLLCVPEADGRQSGLRSIRQIAVNQLEDVAEFFRTYKNLEGRAVEILGWKDAEDVPDLLERCIQAALAAQEERCSRNPS, via the coding sequence GTGGACATCAGCAACCTGGCCGCCTCGCCATCCCCGGGATTGGTGAACCTGGTGGTGGAGATCCCCGCCGGTAGTCGCAACAAGTACGAATACAACGGCGTGGCCGGACTGATGGCTCTCGATCGGGTGCTCCATTCCTCGGTCCGCTATCCGTTCGACTACGGCTTCGTCCCCAACACCCTGGCCGAGGACGGGGCTCCCCTCGACGCGATGGTGATCATGGAGGAGCCCACCTTCGCTGGCTGCCTGATCACCGCCCGGCCGATCGGTTATCTCGACATGATCGACTGCGGCGCCCATGACGGAAAGCTCTTGTGCGTCCCCGAGGCCGATGGTCGTCAGAGCGGGTTGCGCAGCATTCGCCAGATCGCCGTCAACCAGCTCGAGGATGTGGCCGAGTTCTTCCGCACTTACAAGAATCTCGAGGGAAGGGCCGTCGAGATCCTCGGCTGGAAGGATGCCGAGGACGTGCCGGACCTGCTGGAACGCTGCATCCAGGCCGCCCTCGCCGCTCAGGAGGAGCGCTGCAGCAGGAATCCCTCGTAA
- a CDS encoding class I SAM-dependent methyltransferase, with amino-acid sequence MAAAISGESSGYDLVVQGLIPGYASLARLGVALLAASPLAGQAGAEVLVAGCGTGAELVEALAQRPDWRLSAIDPSAAMLSAAQQRLGAAATGIHWRQCTVEALELEAGFDGALSVLVLQSLPDDGSKLAFLTALARCLRPGGQLLLVDLMRPALPLLEDQVAEAWLGFQRASQLQAPPELLEPLTHGTHPVGLARLTALVNAAGFGDPARVFQGLDYEGFLLQRSS; translated from the coding sequence ATGGCTGCAGCGATCAGCGGCGAATCCTCCGGGTATGACCTGGTGGTGCAGGGCCTGATCCCTGGCTACGCCAGCCTGGCCAGGCTCGGAGTGGCTCTGCTGGCGGCCTCACCCCTTGCCGGCCAGGCCGGAGCGGAGGTGCTGGTGGCCGGCTGCGGAACCGGAGCGGAGCTGGTGGAGGCCCTGGCCCAGCGCCCCGACTGGCGGCTGAGCGCGATCGACCCCTCCGCAGCGATGCTCAGCGCCGCGCAGCAGCGCCTCGGCGCGGCGGCAACCGGCATCCACTGGCGGCAGTGCACGGTGGAGGCCCTGGAGCTGGAGGCCGGGTTCGATGGGGCGCTCTCGGTCCTGGTGCTCCAGTCCCTGCCGGATGACGGAAGCAAACTGGCGTTTCTCACCGCCCTGGCCCGCTGCCTCCGGCCCGGGGGCCAGTTGCTGCTGGTGGATCTGATGCGCCCGGCTCTTCCCCTGCTGGAGGACCAGGTGGCGGAGGCCTGGCTCGGTTTCCAGAGGGCGTCTCAGCTGCAGGCCCCACCTGAGCTGCTCGAGCCACTCACCCACGGGACCCATCCGGTGGGACTGGCGCGGCTCACAGCCCTGGTGAATGCCGCCGGCTTCGGGGATCCGGCGAGGGTCTTCCAGGGCCTCGATTACGAGGGATTCCTGCTGCAGCGCTCCTCCTGA
- a CDS encoding 2Fe-2S iron-sulfur cluster-binding protein: MPTIRFVNEDQKVGCIEGANLRQAALDAGINPYKGLNNFNNCGGLGQCGTCVVEVVEGAQNLSPRSDVEQVYLSDRPANYRLSCRTSVNGDVTIRTRPDAAVGKGSNSLVGALKSLVGRK, translated from the coding sequence GTGCCCACCATCCGCTTCGTCAATGAAGACCAGAAGGTTGGTTGCATCGAGGGGGCCAACCTGCGTCAGGCTGCACTTGATGCGGGCATCAACCCCTACAAGGGCCTGAACAACTTCAACAATTGCGGCGGCCTTGGCCAGTGCGGCACCTGTGTCGTCGAAGTTGTTGAGGGCGCCCAGAATCTCTCTCCCCGCAGCGACGTCGAGCAGGTGTACCTCTCCGATCGCCCCGCCAACTACCGCCTCAGCTGCCGCACCAGCGTCAATGGCGATGTGACCATCCGCACCCGTCCGGATGCCGCCGTGGGCAAGGGCTCCAACAGCCTTGTCGGCGCACTGAAATCACTCGTCGGGCGGAAGTGA
- a CDS encoding Spx/MgsR family RNA polymerase-binding regulatory protein: MTPAGASGGGRPRLYSYPKCSTCRRALKWLAAEGVEVDVIDITLSPPSREVLAQVWPRLADPRRLFNSSGASYRALGAARVRAMSADEAISALAADGKLIRRPLLLAEGVAPLTGFDPEVWKDALKAQLPLAGPELSPPVAP; this comes from the coding sequence GTGACCCCGGCTGGGGCCTCCGGCGGAGGCCGCCCACGGCTGTACAGCTACCCGAAATGCTCCACCTGTCGCCGGGCTCTGAAGTGGCTGGCGGCTGAGGGCGTTGAAGTGGACGTGATCGACATCACTCTCTCGCCCCCCTCCAGAGAGGTGCTGGCGCAGGTCTGGCCCCGCCTTGCTGATCCCCGACGGCTGTTCAACTCCAGTGGGGCCAGCTATCGCGCCCTCGGTGCCGCCCGGGTCAGGGCGATGTCTGCCGACGAGGCCATCAGTGCCCTGGCCGCCGATGGCAAGCTGATCCGACGCCCCCTGCTGCTGGCTGAAGGCGTTGCGCCGCTCACGGGTTTTGATCCCGAGGTCTGGAAGGACGCTCTGAAGGCTCAGCTGCCATTGGCTGGTCCTGAACTGTCGCCGCCGGTGGCACCGTGA
- the lepB gene encoding signal peptidase I — MVLTLAVALGIRQFLLEARFIPSGSMLPGLQIQDRLLVEKISFRSRAPRRGEIVVFHSPFHFDPALQANRRSSPLGCLLVNLPLIGSIPGLQEPACDAYIKRVVAIPGDRVVVNPRGQVSINGKAISEPYVENFCPIDSQGIGPCRTLDTVVPPGTVLALGDNRANSWDGRFWPGGPFLPRKEIIGRAFYRFWPLDRTGPLGAPDPLSGAPAKAGEAAPSPAPAP; from the coding sequence GTGGTGCTCACCCTGGCGGTGGCCCTCGGCATCAGGCAGTTTCTGCTGGAGGCGCGCTTCATTCCGTCGGGCTCGATGCTGCCCGGCCTGCAGATCCAGGACCGGCTGCTGGTGGAGAAGATCAGCTTTCGAAGCCGTGCCCCCAGGCGGGGAGAAATCGTCGTGTTTCACTCCCCCTTCCACTTCGACCCCGCCCTGCAGGCCAACCGGCGCTCCAGCCCGCTTGGCTGCCTGCTGGTGAACCTTCCCCTGATCGGCTCGATCCCCGGCCTCCAGGAGCCGGCTTGCGACGCCTACATCAAACGGGTGGTCGCGATTCCCGGCGACCGGGTGGTGGTCAACCCGCGCGGGCAGGTGAGCATCAACGGCAAGGCCATCAGCGAACCCTACGTCGAGAATTTCTGCCCGATCGACAGCCAGGGCATCGGACCCTGCCGCACCCTCGACACCGTGGTGCCCCCGGGGACCGTGCTGGCCCTCGGCGACAACCGAGCCAACAGCTGGGACGGACGCTTCTGGCCGGGGGGACCCTTCCTGCCCCGCAAGGAGATCATCGGCCGGGCCTTCTACCGATTCTGGCCGCTGGATCGCACGGGTCCCCTCGGGGCTCCGGACCCCCTCAGCGGGGCCCCAGCCAAAGCCGGGGAAGCAGCCCCGTCGCCAGCACCCGCCCCCTGA
- a CDS encoding dihydroorotase, producing the protein MTALLLRDVQLLQGPDQPLTRSDVLLEQGVISAFGASAREGATRLGLHPSPADAWLLAPALVDPHSVLEEPEDGRAETLESLVRSASAAGYGTVALLPRARIWRDRPECLRLGVEAPFQLPLWGAFSLGGRGEDLSAHADLLAAGALGLAEEGELPPLPLLERGLSIGECADCPVLLAPRNASLDHGGFVREGVEALRAGWPLDPPLSETIPLQNLLALAASLPQVNLRVANLSTAAGVKLLRAADPSPMATVCWWHLVADSGGLDPVAEGWRLVPSLGTPGDRRALVDALADGVISAVAVHHQPLDPEEQLLPLDQRRPGLAGHRYVLPQLWHHLVREQGWSPEALWQALCWGPARLLDLEEPVLECGSRRWILFDPDREWIPTADGYASRAANQPLGGEVLRGRVLATGLLPRLWLGPR; encoded by the coding sequence ATGACGGCCCTGCTCCTGCGGGATGTCCAGCTGCTGCAGGGGCCCGACCAGCCTCTGACACGCAGCGATGTGCTTCTCGAGCAGGGCGTGATCAGCGCCTTTGGTGCCAGCGCCCGCGAGGGGGCGACACGGCTGGGCCTGCATCCGAGCCCCGCTGATGCCTGGCTGCTGGCGCCGGCCCTGGTGGATCCCCACAGCGTGCTGGAGGAGCCCGAGGACGGCCGTGCCGAAACCCTCGAAAGTCTGGTGCGCTCAGCCTCGGCGGCCGGGTACGGCACCGTGGCGCTGCTGCCGCGGGCCCGCATCTGGCGCGACCGGCCCGAATGCCTCCGCCTTGGGGTGGAGGCCCCCTTCCAGTTGCCGCTGTGGGGGGCATTCAGCCTCGGCGGCCGGGGGGAGGACCTCTCAGCCCACGCCGATCTGCTGGCCGCCGGTGCCCTCGGACTGGCGGAGGAGGGGGAGCTGCCCCCGCTGCCGCTGCTGGAGCGGGGGCTCAGCATCGGAGAATGCGCGGATTGTCCCGTGCTTCTGGCACCACGGAACGCCAGCCTGGATCACGGAGGATTCGTGCGCGAGGGGGTGGAGGCCCTGCGTGCCGGCTGGCCCCTGGACCCCCCCCTGAGCGAGACCATCCCCCTGCAGAACCTGCTGGCCCTTGCGGCCTCACTGCCCCAGGTGAACCTGCGCGTGGCCAATCTCTCGACCGCTGCAGGAGTGAAACTTCTGCGGGCGGCCGATCCGTCTCCGATGGCCACGGTCTGCTGGTGGCATCTGGTGGCTGACAGCGGCGGCCTCGATCCCGTGGCCGAGGGCTGGCGGCTGGTGCCCTCCCTGGGCACCCCCGGGGATCGCCGTGCCCTGGTGGACGCGCTGGCCGACGGGGTGATCAGTGCCGTGGCGGTGCACCACCAACCGCTCGATCCCGAGGAACAGCTGCTGCCCCTGGATCAGCGCCGGCCTGGTCTGGCGGGTCACCGCTACGTGTTGCCGCAGCTGTGGCACCACCTGGTCCGGGAGCAGGGCTGGAGCCCGGAAGCGCTCTGGCAAGCCCTCTGCTGGGGCCCGGCCCGGCTGCTGGATCTGGAGGAGCCCGTGCTCGAGTGCGGCTCGAGGCGCTGGATCCTCTTCGACCCCGACAGGGAGTGGATCCCCACGGCCGATGGCTATGCCTCCAGGGCGGCCAACCAGCCCCTGGGGGGCGAGGTGCTCAGGGGGCGGGTGCTGGCGACGGGGCTGCTTCCCCGGCTTTGGCTGGGGCCCCGCTGA
- a CDS encoding histidine phosphatase family protein, which translates to MPLRLLLVRHGLSSFNTERRIQGRDDLSSLTDDGLSQARLTGAALADLRLDAVYSSPLSRAAATSTALLEAQGGGLSAEFDDDLLEVDLGPWCGLLGSEVKERCPEAYRLWREAPDRLELERSDGSRFRPIPELMDQARRWLDRLERQHLDHGDQAGEDLTTVLVVAHSAILRCLVLQLLGLPASRFQGLRLENASLSVFNLQRQTAGGVQVQIESLNVTAHLGNGLPPKGAGARLLLVRHGETDWNRQGRFQGQIDIPLNANGLAQAHSAADFLSEVPIQKAFTSSMARPRQTAEAILTAHPGVMLSSQEGLVEIGHGQWEGRLEQEISQEWGDLLQQWKVAPHTVQMPDGETLQQVWDRSVACWTALAAGLEAEETALVVAHDAVNKTILCALLGLTPADIWMVKQGNGGVSVIDWPPPGRAGAALPVVTCLNLTTHLGGVIDRTAAGAL; encoded by the coding sequence GTGCCCCTTCGGCTCCTGCTCGTCCGCCACGGACTCAGCAGCTTCAACACCGAGCGCCGCATCCAGGGCCGGGATGATCTCTCCTCCCTCACCGACGACGGCCTCAGCCAGGCCCGTCTCACCGGGGCGGCACTGGCTGACCTTCGTCTCGATGCCGTCTACAGCTCTCCCCTGAGCCGGGCCGCCGCAACCAGCACCGCGCTGCTGGAGGCCCAGGGCGGTGGGCTCAGCGCCGAGTTCGACGACGATCTGCTCGAGGTGGATCTGGGCCCCTGGTGCGGCCTGCTGGGCAGTGAGGTGAAGGAACGATGTCCCGAGGCCTACCGCCTCTGGAGGGAGGCTCCCGATCGGCTGGAGTTGGAACGCTCCGATGGCAGCCGCTTCCGGCCGATTCCGGAACTGATGGACCAGGCCCGCCGCTGGCTGGATCGCCTGGAGCGCCAGCATCTCGATCACGGCGATCAGGCGGGAGAGGATCTGACCACGGTGCTGGTGGTGGCCCACAGCGCCATCCTGCGCTGCCTGGTGCTGCAGCTGCTGGGGTTGCCCGCCAGCCGCTTTCAGGGACTTCGCCTGGAGAACGCCTCCCTCTCGGTGTTCAACCTGCAGCGTCAGACCGCCGGCGGCGTGCAGGTGCAGATCGAGTCCCTCAATGTCACCGCCCACCTCGGCAACGGACTGCCGCCGAAGGGGGCCGGGGCACGTCTGCTGCTGGTGCGTCACGGCGAGACCGACTGGAACCGCCAGGGTCGCTTCCAGGGGCAGATCGACATCCCCCTCAACGCCAATGGTCTGGCCCAGGCACACTCGGCGGCGGACTTCCTCAGCGAGGTGCCGATCCAGAAGGCCTTCACCAGCTCGATGGCCCGGCCCCGCCAGACCGCCGAAGCGATCCTCACGGCCCACCCCGGAGTGATGCTCAGCAGCCAGGAGGGCCTGGTGGAGATCGGTCATGGCCAGTGGGAGGGGCGCCTCGAGCAGGAGATTTCCCAGGAGTGGGGAGACCTGCTGCAGCAGTGGAAAGTCGCCCCCCACACCGTTCAGATGCCCGACGGTGAGACGCTCCAGCAGGTCTGGGATCGTTCCGTGGCCTGCTGGACGGCCCTCGCTGCAGGCCTGGAGGCTGAGGAGACCGCCCTGGTGGTCGCCCATGACGCCGTCAACAAGACGATCCTCTGTGCCCTGCTGGGCCTCACCCCGGCTGACATCTGGATGGTGAAGCAGGGCAACGGTGGCGTGAGTGTGATCGACTGGCCGCCACCGGGCCGTGCGGGCGCAGCCCTGCCGGTGGTGACCTGTCTGAACCTCACCACCCATCTCGGGGGCGTCATCGACCGCACCGCCGCCGGCGCCCTCTGA
- a CDS encoding CPBP family intramembrane glutamic endopeptidase — MASLVLSLLLWLNGLLESLDRPSVGDDLSRRQLELSVLADPAVPPSLRPLLVGVDPGALLLAELDLQAEESGDSTTAPGTAQAGGEREARISLLERALLQLRQGQPDAARPLLLQLQRLVANEDRPLIEQLLLLPQGGSRPVEAVGMLQDPLVRRLSCEVLGDMASECSEPAAERRALLQLLGINLLPAVALLAGLALLLREGWLRWRGKQAPLPALVGPDLGVIDVVLLIAGGFVLLGEVLTPVLLGPLLQATLSALAIKPPLADGLTVLTMYLGLMAAPLLMLVILLRSGGEAPESGWLQFRWRPLGSALRKSVKYLLIVLPLVSLVGWLQQHFWIDVGGSNPLLELVLRSGNGLTLACFAFTAIVLAPLFEETIFRGVLLPVVGREIGPLPAVLISSAVFGIAHLSLGEFPPLFTLGLGLGWLRLSSGRLSTCVGLHALWNGLTFTNLLLLAR; from the coding sequence ATGGCCAGCCTGGTGCTGAGCCTGCTGCTCTGGCTCAACGGGCTGCTGGAGAGTCTGGATCGCCCGTCGGTGGGTGACGACCTCTCCCGGCGGCAACTGGAACTGAGTGTGCTGGCCGACCCTGCGGTTCCGCCATCGCTGCGGCCGCTGCTGGTGGGTGTGGACCCTGGAGCTCTCCTGCTGGCGGAGCTGGACCTGCAGGCGGAGGAGAGCGGCGACAGCACCACGGCCCCGGGAACCGCCCAGGCCGGCGGTGAACGCGAGGCCAGGATCAGCCTGCTGGAGCGGGCGCTGCTGCAGCTGCGCCAGGGGCAACCGGACGCCGCACGGCCGTTGCTGCTTCAACTGCAACGGCTTGTCGCCAACGAGGACCGGCCCCTGATCGAGCAGCTGCTCCTGCTGCCCCAGGGGGGCAGCAGACCCGTCGAGGCGGTGGGCATGCTCCAGGACCCGCTGGTGCGGCGTCTCAGCTGCGAAGTGCTGGGCGACATGGCCAGCGAGTGCTCCGAGCCGGCCGCCGAGCGACGGGCCCTGCTGCAGCTGCTGGGCATCAACCTGCTGCCGGCCGTGGCCCTGCTGGCCGGACTGGCGCTGCTGCTGAGGGAAGGCTGGCTGCGCTGGCGTGGCAAGCAGGCTCCGCTGCCTGCCCTGGTGGGCCCCGATCTGGGGGTGATCGATGTGGTGCTTCTGATCGCGGGAGGCTTCGTGCTGCTGGGGGAAGTGCTCACGCCGGTGCTGCTGGGTCCCCTGCTGCAGGCCACGCTCTCGGCACTGGCGATCAAGCCTCCGCTCGCCGATGGCCTCACGGTGCTCACCATGTACCTCGGGCTGATGGCCGCCCCGCTGCTGATGCTCGTCATTCTGCTGCGGTCGGGTGGTGAGGCCCCGGAGAGCGGCTGGCTTCAGTTCCGCTGGCGTCCGCTGGGTTCAGCCCTGCGCAAGTCGGTGAAGTACCTGCTGATCGTGCTGCCCCTGGTGTCCCTGGTGGGCTGGCTGCAGCAGCACTTCTGGATTGACGTCGGCGGGAGCAATCCACTGCTGGAGCTGGTGCTGCGCAGCGGCAACGGCCTGACCCTGGCCTGTTTCGCCTTCACGGCCATCGTGCTGGCCCCGCTGTTCGAGGAAACCATCTTCCGTGGCGTTCTGCTGCCGGTGGTGGGTCGGGAGATCGGGCCCCTGCCCGCGGTGCTGATCAGCAGCGCAGTCTTCGGCATCGCTCATCTCAGCCTCGGCGAATTCCCCCCCCTGTTCACCCTTGGCCTGGGTCTGGGCTGGCTGCGTCTGAGCAGTGGCCGCCTGAGCACCTGCGTGGGGCTCCACGCTCTCTGGAACGGACTCACCTTCACCAACCTGCTCTTGTTGGCACGCTGA
- a CDS encoding peptidoglycan D,D-transpeptidase FtsI family protein, whose product MVRRSATGSPPIPLHGGGRGSPQADNTHSSRRRVIQLQPVPAGRLLTVYLTLCLAMLGLAGRLAWLQVKEGDRLQQRARAIQTQKTKPIGKRRPIVDRKGRLVALDEERFTLWAHPRYFNFPGDDPNLIRSSAETVEKLAKVLMVPSADLMRTIDGRKTGVKLATDLDPETARRLRELGISGLDLEPYPQRIYPQGQLFANVVGFLNLERVAQAGLEQSRDKDLRRQETTRQMRRGADGTPLPDGLQAGVLYTDDLRLQLTLDSRLQQVAQQALARQLKQWKAKRGSAMVMDVRNGEMLALTSSPSYEPNRFWKFSPGLFREWSVQDLYEPGSTFKPINLAIALQEKAIQPNGTVNDVGQLTIGGWPIFNHDRRANGILDFATVLQVSSNVGMVQAMRRLKPSIYWEWMRRIGIDTILDTDLPGAVAGELKTREQFTTQPIEPATAAFGQGFSLTPLKLLQLHAMLANGGRLVSPHITRGLRSGDSLAPAPPPSGLQLMQPAVTRQVMAWLETVVEKGSGKGVQVPGYRIGGKTGTAQKALNGVYIPGARITSFVAHLPIDDPRYVVLVVVDEPQGGNAYGSTVAVPVAKEIIEALLVLEKVPPSSGTNPAAQPTVRG is encoded by the coding sequence GTGGTCCGACGCTCCGCCACTGGGTCCCCCCCCATCCCCCTCCATGGAGGGGGGCGCGGTTCACCGCAGGCGGACAACACCCACAGCAGCAGACGCCGGGTGATCCAGCTGCAGCCGGTGCCGGCCGGCCGCCTGCTCACCGTGTATCTCACGCTCTGCCTGGCCATGCTGGGCCTGGCCGGACGTCTGGCCTGGCTGCAGGTCAAGGAGGGTGACCGGCTGCAGCAGCGGGCCCGGGCGATCCAGACCCAGAAGACGAAACCGATCGGCAAGCGACGGCCGATCGTTGACCGCAAGGGCCGGCTGGTGGCCCTGGATGAGGAACGCTTCACCCTTTGGGCCCATCCCCGCTACTTCAACTTTCCCGGAGACGACCCCAACCTGATCCGCAGCAGTGCGGAAACGGTCGAGAAACTCGCCAAAGTGCTGATGGTGCCTTCAGCGGATCTGATGCGCACGATCGATGGCCGCAAGACCGGCGTCAAGCTCGCCACGGATCTCGATCCGGAAACAGCCCGCCGTCTGCGGGAGCTCGGCATCAGTGGCCTTGACCTCGAGCCCTACCCCCAGAGGATCTATCCCCAGGGTCAGCTGTTCGCCAACGTGGTCGGCTTCCTCAACCTGGAGCGGGTGGCCCAGGCCGGTCTGGAGCAGAGCCGTGACAAGGACCTGCGCCGTCAGGAAACCACTCGTCAGATGCGCCGCGGCGCCGATGGCACCCCTCTGCCCGACGGTCTCCAGGCCGGCGTTCTCTACACCGATGATCTGCGGCTGCAGCTCACCCTGGATTCCCGCCTTCAGCAGGTGGCCCAGCAGGCGCTCGCCAGACAGCTGAAGCAGTGGAAGGCCAAGCGGGGTTCCGCCATGGTGATGGATGTGCGCAACGGCGAGATGCTCGCGCTCACCTCGAGCCCCAGCTACGAGCCCAACAGGTTCTGGAAGTTTTCCCCGGGTCTGTTCCGGGAATGGTCGGTGCAGGACCTCTACGAACCTGGCTCCACCTTCAAGCCGATCAATCTGGCGATCGCCCTTCAGGAGAAGGCCATCCAGCCCAACGGCACCGTCAACGACGTCGGTCAGCTCACGATCGGAGGCTGGCCGATCTTCAACCACGACCGCCGCGCCAACGGCATTCTGGATTTCGCCACCGTTCTTCAGGTCTCGAGCAACGTGGGCATGGTGCAGGCCATGCGCCGTCTCAAGCCCTCCATCTACTGGGAGTGGATGCGCCGGATCGGCATCGACACCATTCTGGACACCGATCTGCCAGGGGCCGTGGCCGGAGAGCTCAAGACCCGCGAGCAGTTCACCACCCAGCCGATCGAACCGGCGACGGCCGCCTTCGGTCAGGGGTTCTCACTGACGCCGCTGAAGCTGCTGCAGTTGCACGCCATGCTCGCCAACGGTGGCCGTCTGGTGAGCCCCCACATCACCCGCGGCCTGCGCTCCGGTGACAGCCTGGCCCCGGCCCCTCCCCCCAGCGGCCTGCAGCTGATGCAACCCGCCGTCACCAGGCAGGTGATGGCCTGGCTGGAAACGGTCGTGGAGAAAGGCAGTGGCAAGGGCGTTCAGGTTCCTGGTTACCGCATCGGTGGCAAGACCGGCACCGCCCAGAAGGCACTCAACGGGGTTTACATCCCGGGAGCCCGGATCACCAGCTTCGTGGCCCACCTGCCGATCGACGATCCCCGCTATGTGGTGCTCGTGGTGGTGGATGAACCCCAGGGGGGCAATGCCTACGGCTCCACGGTGGCGGTACCGGTGGCCAAGGAGATCATCGAAGCCCTGCTGGTGCTCGAGAAAGTTCCACCCAGCAGCGGCACCAATCCCGCCGCTCAGCCAACGGTGCGGGGTTGA